The Flavobacterium commune genome contains a region encoding:
- a CDS encoding LacI family DNA-binding transcriptional regulator, with product MSGKTTIYDIAKALNITAATVSRALNNNPKISQSTRKLVLETANKMNYKQNKLALALRSGKSNNVGVIVPRINTNFFASVIRGIEEGLHPEGYQVIICQTHEDENREVENVNTLLNAQVDGIFMSISNLPKENNHYIERVIQKNIPLIFFDRKKEMKNVSSVTIDDYLASYQTTQHLIEQGCKKIAYFSGDRSLEIYEDRYRGYEKALLDNNIPINPDYIISIKSNVTEGRDAVEKLLALENPPNAIFSTSDFAALGAIQKLKERGIKIPEDFCVFGFGNEPFTKFMELSISTIDQSPLEMGKMAAQVFLDKINNKKSENKVILSPKLLIRQSSTRIPQI from the coding sequence ATGAGTGGAAAAACAACAATTTATGACATTGCCAAAGCGCTAAATATAACTGCTGCAACTGTTTCGAGAGCATTAAACAACAATCCTAAAATAAGTCAAAGCACTCGAAAATTAGTCCTTGAAACGGCTAATAAAATGAATTACAAGCAAAACAAATTAGCATTAGCATTAAGAAGTGGAAAAAGTAACAATGTAGGTGTTATTGTGCCTCGCATTAACACTAATTTTTTCGCTTCGGTAATTCGGGGGATTGAAGAAGGCTTGCATCCTGAAGGCTACCAGGTTATTATTTGTCAAACTCATGAAGACGAAAACAGAGAGGTCGAAAATGTCAACACCTTATTGAACGCTCAGGTTGACGGTATTTTTATGTCTATTTCCAATCTTCCAAAGGAAAACAACCACTACATAGAACGCGTTATCCAAAAAAACATTCCTTTAATCTTTTTTGACCGAAAAAAAGAAATGAAGAATGTGAGTTCGGTAACTATTGATGATTATCTGGCTTCATACCAGACCACCCAACACCTTATTGAACAAGGCTGTAAAAAGATAGCTTATTTCTCAGGAGACCGCTCGTTAGAAATCTATGAAGACCGCTACAGAGGTTACGAAAAAGCCTTATTAGACAATAATATCCCCATCAATCCCGATTATATCATCTCTATAAAAAGTAATGTTACCGAAGGAAGAGATGCTGTCGAAAAATTATTAGCCTTAGAGAATCCTCCCAACGCTATTTTTTCTACCAGTGATTTTGCAGCTTTAGGTGCTATTCAAAAATTAAAAGAGCGCGGTATAAAAATCCCTGAAGATTTTTGTGTTTTTGGTTTTGGAAACGAACCTTTTACCAAATTCATGGAATTGTCTATTTCTACAATTGACCAGTCGCCTTTAGAAATGGGAAAAATGGCTGCCCAGGTATTTTTAGACAAAATCAACAATAAAAAATCTGAAAACAAAGTGATTTTATCACCTAAATTACTCATCCGTCAATCTTCAACCAGAATACCTCAAATTTAA
- a CDS encoding glycoside hydrolase family 28 protein, producing the protein MQNKLHRSFFSFSIVLVFAFLTNCSAQKGANAILANPWKVKQQIEKSVVVPVFVNKNYSIVDYGAKSGGLINNSEAFKKAIEACAKNGGGKVVIPSGKFLTGPIHLDNNVNLHLEAGAEILFSTKSSDYPLVRTSFEGTELMNHSPLIYAYNKKNVAVTGKGILNGQADNDNWWYWCGAKQYGWAEGRGNQNDPQNRIRLVESGEQNVPVDERIYGEGSYLRPNFIEFFGCTDALIKDVKIINAPFWVIHPMKSTNVTVDGVTVESHGPNNDGCDPEYSKNVIIKNCTFNTGDDCIAIKAGKDGDGRRVAMKSENIIVKDCKMLDGHGGVVMGSEMTGGIKNVFVENCAMDSPNLDRAIRIKSNSRRGGIVENVFVRNIKVGQVKEAVLRINMFYNVYGNQTGNYIPQVKNVILENVKVKNGGKYGVLAQGYKELPIENVLLKNVTIEKVGEAYSIDNVKNIQFINTYINGKKVASPKGL; encoded by the coding sequence ATGCAAAATAAACTGCATCGTTCGTTTTTTAGTTTCTCTATTGTTTTGGTTTTTGCTTTTTTAACTAATTGTTCAGCCCAAAAAGGAGCGAATGCCATTTTAGCCAATCCCTGGAAAGTAAAGCAGCAAATTGAAAAGTCAGTAGTAGTTCCTGTTTTTGTCAATAAAAACTATAGTATTGTTGATTATGGAGCTAAGAGTGGAGGATTGATTAATAATTCAGAAGCTTTTAAAAAAGCAATTGAAGCCTGCGCTAAAAACGGAGGTGGAAAGGTGGTTATTCCGTCTGGTAAATTCTTAACAGGACCAATTCATTTGGATAACAATGTCAATCTTCATCTGGAGGCCGGAGCTGAAATTTTGTTCAGCACAAAGTCATCTGATTACCCTTTGGTGAGAACTTCATTTGAAGGAACAGAATTAATGAATCATTCTCCGCTGATTTATGCTTATAATAAAAAAAATGTTGCTGTGACAGGTAAAGGGATTTTGAACGGTCAGGCCGATAATGATAATTGGTGGTATTGGTGCGGTGCAAAACAATACGGATGGGCTGAAGGAAGAGGGAATCAGAATGATCCTCAAAATCGTATTCGATTAGTAGAATCAGGAGAACAAAATGTTCCGGTTGATGAAAGAATTTATGGTGAGGGCTCTTATTTAAGACCCAATTTTATTGAGTTTTTTGGTTGTACAGACGCATTGATTAAAGATGTGAAAATTATAAATGCGCCATTTTGGGTTATTCATCCTATGAAATCAACAAATGTGACGGTTGATGGTGTAACAGTTGAAAGCCATGGGCCTAATAACGATGGTTGTGATCCTGAATATTCTAAAAATGTGATTATAAAAAACTGTACTTTTAATACAGGAGACGATTGTATTGCAATTAAAGCAGGTAAAGATGGTGATGGAAGACGTGTAGCCATGAAGAGTGAGAACATTATTGTGAAAGATTGTAAAATGCTTGATGGTCACGGAGGAGTAGTAATGGGTAGCGAAATGACGGGCGGAATTAAGAACGTTTTTGTTGAAAATTGCGCTATGGACAGTCCCAATTTAGACAGAGCCATTCGTATCAAATCCAATTCAAGAAGAGGTGGTATTGTAGAAAATGTTTTTGTTCGAAATATTAAAGTCGGTCAGGTTAAAGAAGCGGTTTTAAGAATTAATATGTTCTATAATGTGTACGGAAACCAAACAGGCAATTATATTCCTCAGGTAAAGAATGTGATTCTGGAGAATGTAAAAGTTAAAAATGGTGGAAAATATGGCGTTTTAGCTCAGGGATATAAAGAATTACCTATTGAAAACGTATTATTGAAAAATGTAACTATTGAGAAAGTAGGAGAGGCTTATTCGATAGATAATGTGAAGAATATTCAGTTTATAAACACTTATATCAACGGAAAAAAAGTAGCTAGTCCTAAGGGATTGTAA
- a CDS encoding glycoside hydrolase family 88/105 protein, producing MRKFSLFVYSGLGIFTICVLFLCCKPIEQARATAVNKQEQSISDKLKWSERMALSIMKRHPKAWQIDYHEKPKWDYKIGMILTAYEKLYAQTKEEKYFDYIKGYADTLIDDSGNFQNFNPQDHNIDFINAGKILFGLYNKTKEKKYLTALQTLRNQFVDYPRTVSGGFWHKKIYPNQMWLDGLYMGQPFYARYTVEFEKGEKLDDVAHQFELLRNHAYDKETGLFFHAWDESKAMPWANKETGTAPHIWLRALGWYGMALVDVLDYFPKDHPKQKQLVAYLNELASGVSKYQDVSGLWYQVPNLPNRAGNYLEASGSSMLVYAIAKGVHKGYLPKAMNKIALKGFNGLTTKLIKVDDNGELHITQVCASAGLGGNPYRDGSFEYYMSEKIKVDNSHGLGAFLLAAIELDK from the coding sequence ATGAGAAAATTTTCTTTGTTTGTATATTCTGGTTTGGGGATATTTACCATTTGTGTCTTGTTTTTATGTTGTAAACCAATTGAACAAGCAAGAGCCACTGCTGTAAATAAACAAGAACAATCAATTTCTGATAAGTTAAAATGGTCAGAGCGAATGGCATTGTCCATTATGAAGCGTCATCCTAAAGCCTGGCAGATTGATTATCACGAAAAACCAAAATGGGATTATAAGATTGGTATGATTTTAACGGCTTATGAAAAGTTGTATGCTCAAACTAAAGAAGAAAAATATTTTGATTACATAAAAGGATATGCCGATACATTGATTGATGATTCTGGGAATTTTCAAAATTTTAATCCTCAGGATCATAATATTGATTTTATTAATGCCGGAAAAATTCTTTTTGGGCTTTATAATAAAACGAAGGAAAAAAAATATTTAACGGCTTTACAAACATTACGAAATCAATTTGTTGATTATCCAAGGACGGTTTCCGGGGGATTTTGGCATAAAAAAATATATCCTAATCAAATGTGGTTAGACGGTTTGTACATGGGACAACCTTTTTATGCAAGATATACTGTTGAGTTTGAAAAGGGTGAAAAATTAGACGATGTGGCCCATCAATTTGAGTTGCTTCGCAATCATGCTTATGATAAAGAAACAGGATTGTTTTTTCATGCCTGGGACGAAAGTAAAGCAATGCCTTGGGCCAATAAAGAAACGGGGACAGCTCCGCATATTTGGTTAAGAGCTCTGGGTTGGTACGGAATGGCGTTAGTGGATGTCTTGGATTATTTTCCTAAAGATCATCCTAAACAAAAACAATTAGTAGCTTATTTGAATGAATTAGCCAGCGGTGTTAGTAAATATCAGGACGTATCGGGATTATGGTATCAGGTACCGAATTTACCAAACCGGGCAGGAAATTATTTAGAAGCTTCAGGTTCGTCAATGTTAGTTTACGCAATTGCAAAAGGAGTGCATAAAGGCTATTTGCCTAAAGCGATGAATAAAATTGCTCTTAAAGGTTTTAATGGTTTGACAACTAAACTGATAAAAGTGGACGATAATGGCGAATTGCATATCACACAAGTCTGTGCCAGTGCCGGTTTAGGAGGAAATCCATACCGAGATGGTTCATTCGAATATTATATGAGTGAAAAAATCAAAGTTGACAATTCACATGGCTTAGGGGCTTTTTTATTGGCAGCAATCGAATTAGATAAATAA
- a CDS encoding glycoside hydrolase family 88/105 protein, with protein MKLMRAKQFLFTFILIGALGFTSCKSQSNAASASKELTSPKLKWSEKMALTLMMRHPKAFQIDDRTTAKWDYVHGLVASSIEELYKKTKDEKYYEYVKGYADALIDEKGNIATYEMDKYNIDMVVAANILFDIYDRTKENKYLVAMQTIRKQLDNQPRTASGGFWHKQIYPNQMWLDGLYMGQPFYAQYTTKFENGKQLDDVAKQFELLEKNDKDPKTGLLYHAWDESRKMPWADKVTGKSPNFWSRALGWYAMALVDVLDNFPKEHPKQKELVGYLNELAVALEKVQDKKTGLWYQVTDMAGREGNYLEASGSSMFAYALAKGVNKGYLPAKFKKVANFAFDGLTTKLIRVDADGGITLTQCCQVAGLGGNPYRDGSYEYYVNEKKKDNDPKATGPFILAAIELNR; from the coding sequence ATGAAATTAATGAGAGCAAAACAATTTTTATTTACGTTTATTTTAATAGGCGCATTAGGATTTACAAGTTGTAAATCGCAGTCAAACGCAGCTTCGGCATCAAAAGAGCTAACATCTCCAAAGTTAAAATGGTCAGAGAAAATGGCTTTAACGCTAATGATGCGTCATCCAAAAGCTTTTCAAATTGATGACAGAACTACTGCAAAATGGGATTATGTTCATGGTTTAGTAGCCAGTTCTATCGAGGAATTGTACAAAAAAACCAAAGATGAAAAGTATTATGAGTATGTAAAAGGTTATGCAGATGCTTTAATTGATGAAAAGGGGAATATTGCTACTTATGAGATGGATAAATACAATATCGATATGGTCGTGGCTGCTAATATCTTGTTTGATATTTATGACAGAACAAAAGAAAACAAGTATTTAGTTGCGATGCAAACCATTAGAAAACAATTGGATAATCAGCCTAGAACTGCAAGTGGCGGATTCTGGCACAAACAAATTTATCCTAACCAAATGTGGTTAGATGGTTTGTACATGGGACAGCCATTCTACGCTCAATATACTACAAAGTTTGAAAATGGAAAACAACTGGATGATGTAGCCAAACAATTTGAATTACTTGAAAAAAATGATAAAGATCCTAAAACCGGATTGTTATACCATGCCTGGGACGAAAGCAGAAAGATGCCTTGGGCTGATAAAGTAACAGGGAAATCACCTAATTTCTGGTCTCGTGCTTTAGGCTGGTATGCTATGGCATTAGTTGATGTTTTGGATAATTTCCCAAAAGAACATCCAAAACAAAAGGAATTAGTAGGTTATTTGAACGAATTGGCAGTAGCCTTAGAAAAAGTGCAGGATAAAAAAACAGGATTGTGGTATCAGGTAACGGATATGGCAGGAAGAGAAGGAAACTATCTTGAAGCTTCCGGTTCTTCAATGTTTGCTTATGCTTTAGCAAAAGGAGTAAACAAAGGATACTTGCCGGCTAAATTTAAAAAAGTAGCTAATTTTGCTTTTGACGGATTGACAACCAAATTAATCCGAGTGGATGCCGATGGCGGAATTACTTTGACTCAATGTTGTCAGGTAGCAGGTTTAGGAGGAAATCCATACCGAGATGGTTCTTATGAGTATTATGTAAATGAGAAAAAGAAAGATAATGATCCTAAAGCCACAGGGCCGTTTATCTTAGCGGCAATCGAATTAAACAGATAA
- a CDS encoding glycoside hydrolase family 43 protein — MKFLNNTLAIGLVILSGQLIVAQKTNEVSKVWVADNGDGTYKNPVLHADYSDPDAIRVGDDYYMTASSFNCIPGLPILHSKDLVNWELVNYALPKQPPFDIFDKPQHGNGVWAPCIRYHNEEFYIYYPDPDYGIYMIKTKDPKGLWSEPILVKAGVGLIDPAPLWDDDGKAYLGFAFAGSRAGAKSLLAVCSMNPEGTVANDDAVMVLDGHLDEATVEGPKFYKRNGYYYIFAPAGGVPTGWQTVMRSKNVFGPYEKRKVIDQGKTPINGPHQGAWVDTQTGEDWFFHFQDKGAYGRIVHLQPMKWINDWPVIGIDNDKDGKGEPVLTYKKPNVGKTFPIMTPPDSDEFNSTKLGLQWQWHANYQVYWGMPTSMGFYNLFCRPMPEKAVNLFDVPNILAQKFPANEFTATSKMTFNARFDGESIGLVIMGLDYSVLKVKQQNGELFISQLVCKNADKKGVETELAAVKLDKNTFYLQTKVKAGGICSFFYSTDGENFKALGEDFKSREGKWIGAKIGLTALREGKINDAGSVAVDWFRFTK, encoded by the coding sequence ATGAAGTTTCTAAATAATACATTGGCAATAGGATTAGTTATACTATCTGGCCAACTAATTGTTGCACAAAAAACAAATGAGGTTTCTAAAGTTTGGGTAGCTGATAACGGCGACGGAACTTATAAAAATCCAGTTTTACATGCGGATTATTCGGATCCCGATGCTATTCGTGTAGGGGACGATTATTATATGACTGCTTCTTCTTTTAATTGTATTCCGGGATTGCCTATTTTGCATTCTAAGGATTTAGTCAATTGGGAATTAGTAAATTACGCACTTCCAAAACAGCCTCCTTTTGACATTTTTGATAAGCCACAACATGGAAACGGAGTTTGGGCACCTTGCATTCGTTATCACAATGAGGAGTTTTATATTTATTACCCCGATCCTGATTACGGAATTTATATGATTAAAACCAAGGATCCAAAAGGACTTTGGTCAGAGCCAATATTGGTAAAAGCAGGAGTAGGATTGATTGATCCTGCGCCTTTATGGGATGATGACGGCAAAGCTTATTTAGGTTTTGCTTTTGCAGGAAGTCGTGCCGGTGCCAAAAGTTTGCTGGCTGTTTGTTCGATGAATCCTGAAGGAACAGTGGCTAATGATGATGCTGTTATGGTTCTTGATGGACATCTTGATGAAGCTACGGTAGAAGGACCTAAGTTTTATAAACGCAATGGTTATTATTACATTTTTGCCCCAGCTGGTGGTGTTCCTACAGGCTGGCAAACCGTTATGCGTTCAAAAAATGTTTTTGGTCCTTATGAAAAACGAAAAGTAATCGATCAGGGTAAAACACCTATTAATGGTCCTCATCAGGGTGCCTGGGTGGATACTCAAACAGGTGAAGACTGGTTTTTTCATTTTCAGGATAAAGGTGCTTATGGAAGAATTGTGCATTTGCAACCGATGAAATGGATAAACGATTGGCCGGTTATTGGAATTGATAACGACAAAGACGGGAAAGGAGAACCGGTTTTAACGTATAAAAAACCAAATGTTGGTAAAACATTTCCAATTATGACACCACCTGATTCAGATGAATTTAATTCGACTAAATTAGGGCTGCAATGGCAATGGCATGCTAACTATCAGGTGTATTGGGGAATGCCAACATCAATGGGATTTTATAATTTGTTCTGTCGTCCAATGCCTGAAAAAGCAGTTAATTTATTTGATGTTCCTAATATTTTAGCACAAAAATTCCCGGCTAATGAATTTACGGCTACCTCCAAAATGACTTTTAACGCTCGTTTTGATGGAGAAAGTATTGGATTGGTGATTATGGGGTTGGATTATAGTGTGCTAAAAGTAAAACAGCAAAATGGCGAATTGTTTATTTCTCAGCTTGTTTGTAAAAATGCCGATAAAAAAGGCGTTGAGACAGAATTAGCAGCAGTAAAATTAGATAAAAACACTTTTTATTTACAAACTAAGGTAAAAGCGGGCGGAATTTGCAGTTTCTTTTACAGTACCGATGGTGAAAATTTTAAAGCCTTAGGCGAAGATTTTAAATCCCGTGAAGGGAAATGGATTGGAGCTAAAATTGGTTTAACAGCTCTTAGAGAAGGAAAAATAAACGATGCCGGAAGTGTAGCGGTTGATTGGTTTAGATTTACTAAATAA
- the pelA gene encoding pectate lyase — protein sequence MNNFFKGIMILFCFFLAGINMYAQVLDKSWKSITEIKDESWFASAEAKAVAENVLLYQRHIGGWPKNTQMQKPLSDAQKKELLALKTSTEGCTTDNGGTVQEMLFLSKINKQQPDVSYQKAFLSGLDYLLKAQYDNGGWPQFFPLKKGYYTHITYNDDSMVNILNVLKEVKDKTDFYSIKASDDLVAKAKIAFDKGIDCIVKSQYKQNGVLTAWCAQHDEVTLLPAKARAYELPSLSGKESAKITLLLMAVENPSKEIIAAVEAAVAWFEKVKITGLREERVVDAKGKITDKKMIADANAPALWARFMELDDNRPFFCDRDGIKKYSLAEIGDERRNGYSWYTNEPKEVLKAYDKWKKKLSTELNSIKKKVAKAPKDEYNIVVAQDGSGDYTSIQDAIYNSPSFPYKRVLITVKNGVYHEKVRIPEWNTKISLIGESKEKTTITYDDYFGKINLGRNSTFLTPTVLVEGNDFKATNLTIKNTAGPVGQAIALSVVADRVVVSNCVISGNQDTLYTSGEGFKQYFKDCFIEGTVDFIFGNATAVFDNCDIHSKSNSYLTAASTPESSKYGFVFMNCKLTADEKATEVYLGRPWRINAKTVYLNCEMGSHIRKEGWNNWSKTEAEKASFYAEYNCSGPGFQPENRVAWSHQLKKSEAKKYTLENILGDSNSKSNSNWYSNFK from the coding sequence ATGAATAATTTTTTTAAAGGAATAATGATACTTTTCTGCTTTTTTCTGGCAGGGATAAACATGTATGCTCAGGTTTTGGATAAATCATGGAAGAGCATTACCGAGATTAAAGATGAAAGTTGGTTTGCATCTGCAGAAGCAAAAGCAGTTGCCGAAAATGTGTTGTTGTACCAACGCCATATTGGTGGCTGGCCAAAAAACACTCAAATGCAGAAACCTCTTTCTGATGCTCAAAAGAAAGAATTGTTGGCTCTTAAAACTTCTACAGAAGGTTGTACGACTGATAATGGAGGAACAGTTCAGGAAATGCTTTTTCTTTCTAAAATAAACAAACAACAACCGGATGTCAGCTATCAAAAAGCTTTTCTTTCGGGTTTGGATTATTTACTGAAAGCGCAATATGATAATGGAGGTTGGCCGCAATTTTTTCCTTTGAAAAAAGGCTATTATACACATATTACGTATAACGACGATTCTATGGTAAATATTCTGAATGTCTTAAAGGAAGTTAAAGATAAAACGGATTTTTATTCAATAAAGGCATCAGATGATTTGGTTGCAAAGGCTAAAATAGCTTTCGATAAAGGAATTGATTGTATTGTCAAAAGTCAGTACAAACAAAACGGAGTTTTGACTGCCTGGTGCGCACAACATGATGAGGTTACTTTGTTGCCTGCTAAAGCCCGTGCTTATGAATTACCGTCATTAAGCGGGAAAGAATCGGCTAAAATTACATTGTTGTTAATGGCTGTCGAAAATCCTTCAAAAGAGATAATTGCGGCAGTTGAGGCTGCGGTGGCCTGGTTTGAAAAAGTAAAAATTACTGGATTGAGAGAAGAACGAGTGGTAGATGCTAAAGGGAAAATTACCGATAAAAAGATGATTGCCGATGCCAATGCCCCGGCACTTTGGGCTCGTTTTATGGAATTGGATGACAATAGACCGTTTTTTTGTGATCGCGATGGCATAAAGAAATATTCTCTGGCTGAAATAGGTGACGAAAGAAGAAATGGTTATTCCTGGTACACTAATGAGCCTAAAGAAGTGTTGAAAGCATACGATAAGTGGAAAAAAAAACTTTCAACTGAACTGAATTCGATTAAAAAAAAAGTAGCGAAAGCACCCAAAGATGAGTACAATATTGTAGTGGCGCAAGATGGCAGCGGGGATTATACCAGTATTCAGGATGCTATTTATAATTCGCCTTCTTTTCCATACAAAAGAGTTTTGATTACGGTTAAAAATGGTGTTTATCATGAAAAAGTCCGCATTCCGGAGTGGAATACTAAGATTTCTTTAATTGGCGAAAGCAAAGAAAAGACGACAATCACCTATGATGATTATTTTGGAAAAATCAATTTAGGACGAAATAGTACCTTTTTGACTCCAACAGTATTGGTGGAGGGAAATGATTTTAAGGCAACTAATTTAACCATTAAAAATACTGCGGGTCCTGTTGGTCAGGCAATAGCTTTGTCGGTAGTTGCGGATAGAGTAGTGGTTTCAAATTGTGTAATTTCAGGAAACCAGGACACTTTATATACTTCGGGAGAAGGATTCAAACAGTATTTTAAAGATTGTTTTATTGAAGGAACAGTCGATTTTATTTTTGGAAATGCGACTGCGGTGTTTGATAATTGTGATATTCACAGCAAAAGCAATTCGTATCTAACAGCGGCTTCAACGCCTGAAAGTTCTAAATACGGTTTTGTGTTTATGAATTGCAAATTGACTGCAGACGAAAAAGCAACAGAAGTGTATCTTGGACGACCTTGGCGTATTAACGCTAAAACGGTGTATTTGAATTGCGAAATGGGGAGTCATATTCGAAAAGAAGGATGGAACAATTGGTCTAAAACAGAAGCTGAAAAAGCTTCTTTTTATGCCGAATATAATTGCTCGGGGCCAGGATTTCAGCCAGAAAACAGAGTGGCATGGTCACATCAATTAAAAAAATCAGAAGCTAAAAAATATACTTTAGAAAATATCTTAGGAGATTCTAATTCGAAATCTAATTCGAATTGGTATTCAAATTTTAAATAA
- a CDS encoding rhamnogalacturonan acetylesterase: MKIKLFLFLLIATSCFAQKTTVYTIGDSTMANKSNPTENPEHGWAQVLQQFFDNNVVVDNRAQNGRSTRSFINEKRWDAILETLKKGDYVFIQFGHNDQKENKPSVYTNPRTAYRQNLIKFVTEARAKGAIPVLFSSIVRRNFNAEGTLVDTHGLYPMETRLVATDYKVPFIDLQYLTELLEESYGVEGSKKLHLHFNAGENAFYKTEKHDDTHLSLLGATEIAKLVVAELKKTDLDLKKHIK; this comes from the coding sequence ATGAAAATAAAATTATTCCTTTTTTTATTAATTGCTACCAGTTGTTTTGCACAAAAAACAACAGTTTACACCATTGGCGATTCGACAATGGCAAATAAATCCAACCCGACAGAAAATCCCGAACACGGTTGGGCTCAGGTCTTACAGCAATTTTTTGACAACAATGTTGTGGTTGATAACAGAGCGCAAAATGGTCGTAGTACCCGCAGTTTTATCAATGAAAAACGTTGGGATGCTATTTTGGAAACCTTGAAAAAAGGGGATTATGTTTTTATCCAATTTGGACATAATGACCAAAAAGAAAATAAACCGAGCGTTTATACTAATCCGCGAACGGCTTATCGCCAAAATCTAATCAAATTTGTAACCGAAGCTCGTGCTAAAGGCGCAATTCCGGTTTTGTTTTCTTCGATTGTAAGAAGGAATTTTAATGCCGAAGGTACTTTGGTTGACACTCATGGTTTGTATCCAATGGAAACCCGATTAGTGGCTACGGATTATAAAGTGCCATTTATTGATTTACAATATTTGACCGAGTTGTTAGAAGAGTCTTATGGAGTAGAAGGTTCTAAAAAACTGCATTTGCATTTTAATGCAGGCGAAAACGCTTTTTACAAAACCGAAAAACATGATGATACCCATTTATCCTTGTTAGGTGCTACTGAAATTGCTAAATTAGTTGTAGCTGAATTGAAGAAAACGGATTTGGATTTGAAAAAACACATTAAATAA
- a CDS encoding glycoside hydrolase family 28 protein encodes MKNNTFYFVLLLCFNVLCSQTKIVDKKIEIEKIVNSIQLPVIPNYKVSVTKFGAKGDSITNCKSAFDKAMKACAKKQGGTIVVPKGVYTINGPIHFVSNVKLHLEAGAKIRFGSNPKDYPLVLTSWEGTMLYNYSPLIYGNNVENVAVTGNGIIDGEAKDTWIKWKPLEEKDKLLSREMNHKNIPLKERIFGEGHYLRPQLIQFVNSKNILIEDVKIEDSPFWCVHLLKSRSITLRGLKYDAQNNNNDGIDPEYSSDVLIENIKFNNGDDNVAIKAGRDNEGRDNSNSPSENIVIRNCEFKGLHAVVIGSEMSAGVRNVYVDNCKAGGYLKRGIYIKTNSDRGGYVKDLYFSNIALGKVEDCIYMTANYHGEGAGLYPSKISDILISNVSCESASNTAIVIEGFPEKKVENVVLDKITVKSAKNGMTLTNTQNISVNEIIIGDKIGVPSAVK; translated from the coding sequence ATGAAAAACAATACTTTTTATTTTGTCCTGTTGTTGTGTTTTAATGTTTTATGTTCGCAAACTAAAATTGTAGACAAAAAGATTGAAATAGAGAAAATTGTTAATAGCATTCAGTTGCCTGTTATTCCAAATTATAAAGTTAGTGTAACTAAATTTGGTGCTAAAGGCGATTCGATTACCAATTGTAAATCGGCTTTTGACAAAGCAATGAAAGCCTGTGCAAAAAAACAAGGCGGTACTATTGTGGTCCCTAAAGGAGTTTATACCATTAATGGACCAATCCATTTTGTCAGCAATGTAAAATTGCATCTGGAAGCCGGGGCTAAAATTCGTTTTGGTTCAAATCCGAAAGATTATCCTTTGGTATTGACCAGTTGGGAGGGAACCATGTTGTACAATTATAGCCCATTGATTTATGGTAATAATGTAGAAAATGTTGCCGTAACGGGAAACGGAATTATTGATGGTGAAGCTAAGGATACCTGGATAAAATGGAAGCCTCTTGAAGAAAAAGATAAGCTTTTAAGCAGGGAAATGAATCATAAAAATATTCCCCTAAAAGAGCGTATTTTTGGTGAAGGTCATTATTTAAGACCACAACTGATCCAGTTTGTCAATTCTAAAAACATTTTGATTGAGGATGTTAAAATTGAAGATTCTCCATTTTGGTGTGTACATTTATTAAAATCCAGGAGTATTACGCTTCGCGGTTTAAAATATGATGCGCAGAATAATAATAATGACGGAATTGATCCGGAATATTCAAGTGATGTTTTAATTGAGAATATTAAGTTTAATAACGGAGATGATAATGTTGCTATCAAAGCCGGACGTGATAATGAAGGACGTGATAATTCCAATAGTCCTTCGGAAAATATTGTGATTCGAAATTGCGAATTCAAAGGTTTGCATGCTGTGGTTATTGGTAGCGAAATGTCAGCTGGTGTACGCAATGTGTATGTAGATAATTGCAAGGCCGGAGGTTATTTGAAAAGAGGGATTTATATCAAGACCAATTCCGATAGAGGAGGTTATGTTAAAGATTTGTATTTTTCTAATATTGCTTTGGGGAAAGTTGAGGATTGCATTTATATGACTGCTAATTATCACGGTGAAGGAGCTGGTTTGTATCCTTCTAAAATATCCGATATTTTGATTTCTAATGTGAGTTGTGAGAGTGCTTCTAATACCGCAATTGTTATTGAAGGTTTTCCGGAAAAGAAAGTGGAGAATGTGGTTTTGGATAAAATTACGGTAAAATCAGCTAAAAACGGAATGACCTTGACAAATACCCAGAATATAAGTGTAAACGAAATTATAATTGGTGATAAAATAGGGGTGCCAAGCGCTGTGAAATAG